A genomic region of Catalinimonas niigatensis contains the following coding sequences:
- a CDS encoding HAL/PAL/TAL family ammonia-lyase has translation MIQIGIASLELSDIEKVLLGRKVGVSEGAKKQVEESFNFLREFSKNKLIYGINTGFGPMAQYRIDESEQRQLQYNLIRSHSSGMGQPLEAQYVKASMLARLNTLSLGYSGVNTSALEVLVNLINHDVTPLIYEHGGVGASGDLVQLAHLALVMIGEGEVSHQGKILPTDEVFRNLGIKPMQISLREGLAVMNGTSVMTGIGLINSLYAQRAVSWSLMATAMICEMVDSYDDYFSTELNHSKKHRGQQQVSQCIKQVLDDSQYSRKREEQLYSKLSKEKVLLDKVQEYYSIRCVPQIVGIILETVQQCQRLLVEEVNSANDNPIIDLKSRNVLHGGNFHGDYVAFEMDKLKIAIAKLSMLAERQLNFLMNPKLNSILPPFVNLGKLGFNFGMQGVQFTATSTTAENQMLANPMYIHSIPNNNDNQDIVSMGTNAALCTKKVIENTFEVLAIEMVTIVQAFDYLQKTAGLSGKSKLTYHNIRGLIPSFVTDFPIHKELKRVKEYMMEHAPLEIDMNIE, from the coding sequence ATGATTCAAATTGGTATTGCGTCCTTAGAACTTTCGGATATAGAAAAAGTACTTCTGGGAAGGAAAGTAGGTGTTTCTGAGGGAGCAAAAAAACAAGTAGAAGAGAGCTTTAACTTTTTGAGGGAGTTTTCAAAAAACAAACTCATCTACGGAATTAATACAGGTTTTGGGCCTATGGCTCAATACAGAATTGATGAATCAGAGCAAAGGCAGTTGCAGTACAATTTGATAAGAAGTCATTCTTCCGGCATGGGTCAGCCCCTGGAGGCTCAGTATGTAAAAGCCTCTATGCTTGCCCGGCTGAATACGCTCTCGCTCGGATATTCAGGAGTAAATACCTCAGCGCTGGAAGTACTGGTAAATTTGATTAATCATGATGTTACTCCTCTTATTTATGAACATGGTGGGGTAGGGGCCAGCGGCGACTTGGTTCAGCTTGCCCATCTGGCGCTGGTCATGATTGGAGAAGGAGAGGTGAGCCATCAGGGTAAAATATTGCCTACCGATGAGGTGTTTCGTAATCTGGGAATTAAGCCTATGCAGATCTCCTTGCGGGAAGGTTTGGCAGTTATGAATGGTACCAGTGTGATGACAGGCATAGGGCTGATCAATTCCTTGTATGCACAAAGAGCTGTATCATGGAGCTTGATGGCTACTGCGATGATATGTGAAATGGTAGATTCCTATGATGATTATTTTTCTACAGAATTAAACCACTCCAAAAAGCATAGAGGACAGCAGCAAGTATCACAATGTATTAAACAGGTACTGGATGATAGCCAATACAGTCGGAAGCGAGAGGAACAACTTTACAGTAAGCTAAGCAAAGAAAAGGTTTTGCTGGATAAGGTCCAGGAATATTACTCTATACGCTGTGTGCCCCAGATTGTGGGTATCATTCTGGAAACGGTGCAACAATGTCAAAGGCTGCTGGTAGAAGAGGTGAACTCTGCCAATGATAATCCTATCATAGACTTAAAAAGCAGAAACGTACTGCATGGAGGCAATTTCCACGGAGACTATGTAGCTTTTGAAATGGACAAACTCAAAATTGCTATTGCCAAGCTTTCTATGCTGGCTGAACGTCAGCTTAACTTCCTGATGAATCCGAAGCTGAACAGCATTTTACCCCCTTTTGTCAATCTGGGAAAGCTAGGCTTTAATTTTGGGATGCAGGGTGTGCAGTTTACAGCAACTTCTACCACTGCAGAGAATCAGATGCTGGCTAATCCCATGTATATTCACAGTATTCCGAACAACAATGATAATCAGGATATTGTAAGCATGGGTACCAATGCCGCTTTGTGTACCAAGAAGGTAATTGAAAATACTTTTGAGGTGCTTGCCATAGAAATGGTGACGATAGTACAGGCATTTGATTATCTACAGAAAACGGCTGGCTTATCAGGCAAGTCAAAGCTAACTTATCACAATATTCGTGGACTCATCCCTTCTTTCGTGACCGACTTTCCGATTCATAAAGAGCTGAAAAGGGTAAAAGAATACATGATGGAGCATGCTCCCCTAGAAATTGATATGAATATTGAGTAG